Proteins from a genomic interval of Paenibacillus lentus:
- a CDS encoding helix-turn-helix domain-containing protein, with the protein MPFANCQGNSTRFIAKILGRHHATISRELRQHSVADGY; encoded by the coding sequence ATACCCTTTGCAAATTGCCAAGGGAATAGTACCCGGTTCATAGCCAAGATATTAGGTCGACATCACGCCACCATCAGCCGTGAATTACGTCAACATTCAGTAGCAGATGGCTATTAG
- a CDS encoding sensor histidine kinase — protein sequence MIDKFRIGLKGKISLMLALLLVFVVTCLSVLVLSGIRENQRVLLEQSFTRQAEAASLQVREEYLTGGRMKPDEFMKLRGQRLAVDLGAQSGMAVTLYTVDGSIAGTSLPFQPRADVQDALRFTAQGQSAYITEGDQLLFLAPLYNADQRLGTVQFHASLAEQNAFYARTRWLFLLAGVIVLAVGFLIGYVYVRRQVDVISRLNRAASQIGQGDYLSAHSVIRKDELGELAQGIYEMSRSISTSVGALHEEKQKLLDTVGRLRELEQQQKQFIGNISHELKTPLTSIIAYADLLNMYSDDPALLDDAGRRIQVEAQRLDGLVEKALQLSAMDVYEFGTQAEAVPLRSLLEEAVARLQGKADSCGVTIHTSLAAGEVWADPENVMHIVLNLLDNAVKYNRPGGQVHLLNYITTQADGTQRMIIEVADTGIGIPKEAVLRIFDPFYTVSKDRSRASGGTGLGLALVRNLAEKQGGTVQLAGTGPDGSRFMVELPLYASGLEGIKYTQTNKGEARNE from the coding sequence ATGATCGACAAATTTCGGATAGGCCTTAAGGGGAAGATCTCTTTGATGCTCGCCCTATTGCTCGTTTTTGTCGTGACCTGCCTAAGTGTGCTGGTGCTGAGCGGTATCCGGGAGAACCAGCGAGTCCTGCTGGAGCAGTCTTTTACCCGGCAAGCAGAAGCTGCCAGTCTGCAAGTGCGGGAGGAATATCTGACTGGAGGCAGGATGAAGCCGGACGAGTTTATGAAGCTGAGGGGGCAACGGCTGGCTGTGGATTTGGGCGCACAAAGCGGTATGGCAGTGACGTTGTATACGGTGGACGGTTCCATTGCCGGCACCTCGCTGCCATTTCAGCCCCGGGCTGATGTGCAGGATGCTCTGCGTTTTACAGCCCAAGGGCAGTCGGCGTACATTACCGAAGGAGATCAGCTATTGTTTCTCGCTCCTCTGTACAATGCCGATCAGCGTTTGGGCACGGTGCAGTTTCATGCCTCGCTCGCTGAGCAGAATGCTTTTTATGCCCGAACCCGTTGGTTGTTTCTTCTTGCCGGAGTCATTGTGCTCGCTGTTGGTTTCCTCATCGGTTACGTCTATGTCCGGCGCCAGGTCGATGTTATTAGCCGGTTGAACAGGGCGGCATCGCAAATTGGCCAAGGCGATTATCTATCGGCCCATTCGGTCATCAGAAAGGATGAGCTGGGCGAGCTTGCCCAGGGGATTTATGAAATGAGCCGCAGTATCTCCACGTCAGTCGGTGCTTTGCATGAAGAGAAGCAGAAGCTTCTCGATACGGTGGGACGACTGCGAGAACTGGAGCAACAGCAGAAACAGTTCATCGGCAATATCAGCCATGAGCTAAAGACACCGTTAACCTCGATCATCGCGTACGCCGACCTGTTGAATATGTACAGTGATGATCCTGCTCTGTTGGACGATGCCGGGAGGCGTATCCAGGTGGAGGCGCAGCGGCTGGATGGTCTTGTAGAGAAGGCGCTACAATTATCGGCGATGGATGTTTACGAGTTTGGGACACAAGCGGAGGCGGTTCCATTGCGATCTTTGCTGGAGGAAGCTGTAGCCCGGCTGCAAGGAAAGGCGGACAGCTGCGGGGTCACCATCCATACTTCGCTTGCAGCAGGTGAGGTATGGGCTGATCCTGAGAACGTGATGCACATAGTACTTAATTTACTGGACAATGCGGTAAAATATAACCGACCAGGCGGACAAGTCCATCTGCTTAACTACATTACAACACAAGCAGATGGGACACAGCGGATGATCATCGAAGTAGCTGATACGGGGATCGGCATTCCAAAGGAAGCTGTACTACGTATTTTCGACCCGTTTTATACAGTCAGCAAAGATCGCTCAAGAGCCAGCGGTGGAACAGGACTTGGGTTGGCTCTGGTTCGTAATCTGGCCGAGAAGCAAGGAGGAACGGTACAGCTTGCCGGGACGGGGCCGGACGGGTCTCGCTTCATGGTGGAGCTTCCACTGTATGCTTCAGGATTGGAAGGAATAAAGTATACACAAACTAACAAAGGCGAAGCTCGGAATGAATAG
- a CDS encoding carboxymuconolactone decarboxylase family protein, producing MSLVSDKIATYKQEIHRYGEVMPGVTEAYHAFTGESFNDGALDAKTKQLIAIGIALSMNQEVCTFYHVNEARAKGATDAEILETVAVASAALAGNALSQGVTRVQQVLSTTGSIVQ from the coding sequence ATGTCGCTTGTCAGCGATAAAATAGCCACATACAAACAGGAGATTCATCGTTACGGAGAGGTGATGCCCGGAGTGACAGAGGCCTACCACGCTTTTACCGGGGAGAGCTTCAACGATGGCGCGCTTGATGCCAAGACAAAGCAGCTTATCGCGATTGGAATTGCGTTATCGATGAATCAGGAGGTTTGCACGTTCTATCACGTGAACGAGGCGCGAGCCAAAGGAGCTACAGACGCGGAAATCTTGGAGACGGTCGCGGTAGCTTCCGCTGCGCTTGCTGGCAACGCCTTATCGCAGGGAGTAACCCGTGTGCAGCAGGTTTTGTCTACAACGGGTTCAATAGTGCAGTAA
- a CDS encoding xanthine phosphoribosyltransferase → MEKLKQRIAREGVIVSEQVLKLDALLNHQVDPELTMEMGKEFAKRFKEDNITRVVTVESSGISVAFATAYELGVPLVFARRKKTLLAEDDMLCERVPSFTKGIVTDILISRNFISEHDRILFIDDIIANGDAARGLIKIVQRAGAELVGAGIVVEKTFQSGGKAIREQGIRLESLVQIASLSDGKVTFAD, encoded by the coding sequence ATGGAAAAATTAAAACAGCGAATTGCTAGAGAAGGAGTTATTGTCTCGGAGCAAGTCCTTAAGCTTGACGCTCTGCTCAATCACCAAGTTGATCCTGAGCTGACGATGGAGATGGGCAAAGAATTTGCCAAGCGCTTCAAGGAAGACAACATTACCCGCGTGGTTACGGTCGAATCATCCGGGATTTCCGTCGCATTTGCTACTGCTTACGAGCTTGGTGTTCCCCTTGTGTTTGCGCGTCGGAAGAAGACGTTGCTCGCAGAGGACGATATGCTTTGTGAACGGGTACCCTCGTTTACGAAGGGGATTGTAACGGACATTTTGATCTCGCGCAACTTCATTTCGGAGCATGATCGCATTCTGTTCATAGACGACATAATCGCGAACGGCGATGCCGCACGCGGGCTCATCAAAATTGTTCAGCGCGCGGGAGCTGAATTAGTTGGAGCGGGGATCGTCGTGGAGAAAACGTTCCAGTCCGGGGGAAAGGCTATTCGTGAGCAGGGAATCCGCCTGGAGTCACTCGTGCAGATTGCATCGCTTTCCGATGGAAAAGTCACTTTTGCTGACTAA
- a CDS encoding amidase domain-containing protein translates to MLESIEPSYNATNALFASFTYDRIAARDWARDNYDADPEFPSDDVQGTDCANFVSKAIHNGGIPQDKKGKWYQAATWGGWPGDHWFRTGYNGKTGVVIYMKDKGYFYKESKESTVNAGSIMYWNKKSHVALVTYGDGSTIKYTQHGASQTKDTVYRTENASFYKPSSSILK, encoded by the coding sequence ATGCTTGAAAGCATTGAACCGTCATATAATGCTACCAATGCTTTGTTTGCATCATTCACGTATGACCGGATTGCCGCCAGAGATTGGGCGCGTGACAATTATGATGCAGATCCAGAATTTCCTTCTGATGATGTTCAAGGTACAGATTGTGCAAATTTTGTATCCAAAGCTATTCATAATGGTGGGATTCCTCAAGACAAGAAAGGCAAATGGTATCAGGCTGCTACTTGGGGAGGGTGGCCTGGAGATCATTGGTTTAGAACAGGGTACAATGGAAAAACCGGTGTTGTGATCTACATGAAAGACAAGGGGTACTTCTATAAGGAATCAAAAGAGAGCACTGTCAATGCTGGTAGTATCATGTATTGGAATAAGAAAAGCCACGTTGCATTGGTGACATATGGGGATGGTAGTACGATAAAATACACACAACATGGTGCTTCTCAAACAAAGGATACTGTGTACAGAACAGAAAATGCTTCTTTTTATAAGCCGTCCAGTTCCATTCTAAAATAA
- a CDS encoding AAA family ATPase produces the protein MRLDKLQVSGFGHLSGLDLQMEGRVTVLYGPNEAGKSTLLGFVRAMLFGIPARTYGPLRYEPIRGGAHGGQLSLLDEEGDHWVIERYAQPPEGRTPGMRGERLRITRTNREGSLFEVTPDEMQRELLGGMSSDMFKQLFAISLTELQEVAALQSDELSRFLFYAGIGGGTAVLRGEKKIVQEMDKLYRPRGRTQVMAQLLQGYERLKQEAEAASLLLPRYNEVLEALEQTMLELDRCEAERGECGEELAKLKKAWLIRGDWLDREKLQMELESLPIYEAFPEQGYARWIALQEDKERLLLEQVDLTRRVDAIVEEINRLTPNRRLLARAEAVRMLHGQLTGYETRLKEITALEAEEQTLRQRLVHCLRSIDAHWTEQELASFAGTVGEREAVRQFGMRFSAYDKEMELLQNERYKLEQEAAAAEEAYSAAMSRLEQSAETGRREFAMIAPKHPDEIRRTWGELRLELERWHEATSFRLNETRDREAEVLANRQVQGLYRKLLVGCAALTIALPGAIWISLGSLWGALATLAVLAGMDVYLWFGLKQTSKTKRQGHARRYPGEDELSRGEARLRGLFAKLVSDPLTAAGREPRTSSSSEYLEEWERKERELRQLMEQWQLWEQRHAALTEETALFCQRAAAAVNRCEHSGREMARREAQFRELAQEWEQWLQIRQLSSSLSPEAALDVFRLVEQGREWQSRLEQLSVRLSMLNAENAAFQEEVMELSNDLDSALDSEASEQGAALADHHKATYGRLILEAISQLSIAEKTLAQRELNSSKLDALKEERERLRDRLSRLEELERSLLAEGNAANGEEFLRRSAAVSRRAELETEIRQLETVMFSGLEPAKQSQLEELLSSCSEEELQRQLTAAQKAIEAKERAWRELQERKGRLLQERESLEQRGKQLDVNQQLAEQEAALQEILDKYAVMAVSQELISRVRRVYEEERQPEVLKLASSYLRQMTDGRYERIVLKMGSQELQAEHSDYGPIGSTALSRGTAEQLYLSMRLALAEAVSHHRSIPILLDDLFVNFDANRLHGVISVLKEVASKRQIVMMTCHSHVVEGILAQIPKAQIVNLA, from the coding sequence ATGAGGCTGGACAAGCTGCAGGTCAGCGGCTTCGGTCATTTGAGCGGTCTAGATCTGCAAATGGAGGGGCGTGTCACTGTCTTATATGGGCCAAATGAGGCAGGAAAAAGCACCTTGCTCGGTTTTGTCAGGGCCATGCTCTTCGGCATTCCTGCGCGGACGTATGGCCCCCTGCGGTATGAGCCGATCCGGGGCGGTGCGCATGGCGGGCAGCTGAGCTTGTTGGATGAGGAAGGCGATCACTGGGTCATTGAGCGCTATGCGCAGCCGCCGGAAGGAAGGACTCCGGGAATGCGGGGCGAACGGTTGCGTATTACTAGAACCAATCGCGAGGGGAGCTTGTTTGAAGTAACGCCGGACGAGATGCAGCGCGAACTGCTAGGAGGTATGTCCAGCGATATGTTCAAGCAATTGTTCGCCATATCCTTGACTGAACTGCAGGAGGTAGCGGCGCTTCAATCGGATGAACTGAGCCGATTTTTATTTTATGCTGGCATTGGCGGCGGTACAGCCGTGCTTCGCGGGGAGAAAAAAATTGTCCAAGAGATGGACAAGCTTTATCGTCCCCGCGGGCGTACGCAGGTCATGGCGCAGCTATTGCAAGGCTATGAGCGGCTGAAGCAAGAAGCAGAAGCTGCAAGCTTGCTGCTGCCCCGCTACAATGAGGTGCTTGAGGCGCTGGAGCAGACCATGCTCGAGCTAGACAGGTGCGAGGCTGAACGGGGAGAATGCGGCGAGGAGCTGGCGAAGCTGAAGAAGGCCTGGCTGATACGCGGGGATTGGTTGGATCGTGAGAAGTTACAGATGGAGCTTGAGTCGCTTCCTATTTACGAGGCATTTCCCGAGCAGGGTTATGCACGCTGGATTGCTTTGCAGGAGGACAAGGAGCGGCTGCTGCTCGAACAAGTTGATTTAACGCGTCGCGTGGATGCTATTGTGGAAGAAATAAACAGGCTCACCCCCAACCGGCGATTGCTGGCAAGGGCGGAGGCTGTCAGAATGCTTCATGGTCAATTAACGGGCTATGAGACGCGTCTTAAAGAAATCACGGCACTGGAAGCGGAGGAGCAAACGCTCCGCCAGCGGCTTGTTCATTGTCTTCGCAGCATAGATGCGCATTGGACGGAACAGGAGCTGGCTTCTTTTGCGGGTACGGTAGGCGAGCGGGAGGCCGTCCGGCAATTTGGCATGCGATTTTCTGCTTATGATAAAGAAATGGAGCTGCTGCAAAATGAGCGATATAAGTTAGAGCAGGAAGCTGCCGCTGCTGAGGAAGCTTATTCCGCGGCAATGTCGCGCTTGGAACAGAGCGCAGAAACTGGCCGACGAGAGTTTGCGATGATTGCCCCGAAGCATCCGGATGAAATTCGTCGCACCTGGGGTGAGTTGAGATTGGAACTGGAACGTTGGCATGAAGCCACCTCGTTCCGATTGAACGAAACGCGTGACAGGGAAGCGGAGGTGCTGGCGAACCGGCAAGTTCAGGGGTTGTACCGCAAGCTGCTGGTCGGCTGTGCTGCTCTGACGATTGCTTTGCCCGGTGCGATTTGGATATCATTAGGCTCTTTGTGGGGGGCGCTGGCTACGCTTGCCGTTCTTGCCGGGATGGATGTGTATTTATGGTTTGGCCTGAAACAAACGTCGAAAACAAAGCGGCAGGGCCATGCCCGGCGCTATCCAGGCGAGGATGAATTATCCAGAGGTGAGGCGAGGCTGCGCGGGCTGTTTGCCAAGCTCGTATCCGATCCGTTGACCGCGGCAGGGCGCGAGCCTAGAACGTCGTCGTCATCGGAGTATTTAGAAGAGTGGGAGCGCAAGGAACGGGAGCTTCGCCAGCTCATGGAACAATGGCAGCTGTGGGAGCAGAGGCATGCTGCGCTCACGGAAGAGACGGCTCTGTTCTGCCAGCGTGCAGCAGCTGCGGTGAATCGCTGCGAGCATTCTGGGCGGGAAATGGCGAGGCGCGAGGCTCAATTTAGGGAGCTCGCCCAGGAATGGGAGCAGTGGCTGCAGATACGCCAGCTTTCGTCGAGCCTGTCGCCCGAAGCGGCGCTTGACGTGTTCCGGCTGGTGGAACAAGGAAGAGAATGGCAGAGCCGTTTAGAACAATTGTCGGTTAGGCTGTCGATGTTAAATGCGGAGAATGCGGCTTTTCAAGAAGAGGTCATGGAACTATCGAACGATCTGGACAGCGCTCTGGACAGCGAAGCATCAGAGCAGGGAGCGGCATTGGCGGATCACCACAAGGCAACGTACGGCAGGCTGATACTGGAGGCGATATCACAACTCTCGATTGCGGAGAAAACATTGGCTCAGCGCGAGCTGAACTCTTCCAAGCTGGATGCACTCAAAGAAGAGCGGGAACGGCTTCGTGATCGGTTGAGCCGATTAGAGGAATTAGAACGGTCGTTGCTGGCGGAAGGGAATGCAGCAAACGGAGAGGAGTTTCTTCGCCGGAGCGCAGCGGTCAGCCGCCGTGCCGAGTTGGAGACAGAAATTCGTCAGCTCGAAACGGTGATGTTCTCCGGACTTGAGCCTGCAAAGCAAAGCCAGCTGGAGGAGCTGCTGAGCAGCTGTTCAGAGGAAGAACTGCAGCGACAGTTGACGGCGGCTCAGAAGGCGATCGAAGCCAAGGAGAGGGCTTGGAGAGAGCTTCAGGAACGCAAAGGAAGATTGCTGCAGGAGCGGGAAAGCCTGGAGCAGCGGGGGAAGCAGCTTGATGTCAACCAGCAGCTCGCCGAGCAAGAGGCGGCGCTCCAGGAAATACTGGATAAATATGCAGTAATGGCCGTATCTCAGGAATTGATTTCGCGAGTCCGAAGAGTGTATGAAGAGGAGCGTCAGCCGGAAGTCCTGAAGCTGGCATCCTCATATTTGCGACAGATGACGGATGGACGGTATGAACGTATTGTTCTGAAGATGGGCAGCCAGGAGCTGCAGGCGGAGCATAGCGACTATGGCCCGATCGGAAGCACCGCACTAAGCCGCGGAACGGCTGAACAGCTATATTTATCCATGAGGCTGGCTCTTGCTGAAGCAGTATCGCATCATCGCAGCATTCCTATTTTATTAGATGACCTGTTTGTAAATTTCGACGCAAATCGTTTGCATGGCGTTATTTCTGTGCTGAAAGAGGTCGCTTCCAAACGCCAGATCGTGATGATGACTTGTCATTCCCATGTCGTTGAAGGGATACTAGCACAAATTCCCAAAGCTCAAATCGTAAATCTTGCTTAA
- a CDS encoding YkvI family membrane protein, with product MKNAFDVLKIAFTFIGTVVGAGFATGREILQFFTQYGKWGAVTILLTTVLFMWLGTKMMLLAHSIKATSYEDLNRHLFGDYFGGWLSIFTLIILIGVNSVMLAGAGSVFVEHLGMNYQIGLWFTLTGTFLLLRRGIEGVMQLNTIVVPMMLLLSIAIIASTAFSPSAMSFITLGTDKGIFTAWASPLLYTAFNLSMAQAVLVPIGGHTTNRRTIIWGGIIGGLGIGFMLMAAHFALSAFMPGISQYEIPMGSIAAQLGIIIQFIYIILIFMEIFSTFVADVYGVTLQLKQRLNVRPFIISIAVLMVCYFTSQFGFSSLLSVLYPAFGAFSLLWACVLASYNRNRV from the coding sequence ATGAAAAATGCCTTTGATGTTCTTAAAATTGCTTTTACTTTTATCGGTACCGTAGTTGGCGCTGGCTTTGCCACGGGTCGCGAAATCCTACAATTCTTCACCCAATACGGCAAATGGGGGGCGGTAACCATCCTCCTGACAACCGTACTGTTTATGTGGCTTGGCACGAAAATGATGCTCCTGGCTCATAGTATCAAAGCAACTTCCTATGAAGATTTAAATCGGCATCTATTCGGAGATTATTTCGGCGGTTGGCTGAGCATCTTTACTTTAATCATACTGATCGGAGTGAATAGCGTCATGCTTGCCGGGGCTGGGTCCGTCTTTGTCGAACACCTCGGCATGAATTACCAAATCGGGCTTTGGTTTACCTTGACTGGAACCTTCTTACTGCTGCGCAGAGGCATTGAGGGTGTGATGCAGCTCAACACAATCGTCGTACCGATGATGCTCCTGCTTTCCATTGCGATCATCGCCTCGACTGCATTTTCTCCAAGCGCCATGAGCTTCATAACGCTAGGCACCGATAAAGGGATATTTACAGCCTGGGCTTCACCCCTACTCTACACCGCCTTTAACCTGTCCATGGCTCAAGCCGTGCTTGTTCCCATTGGAGGCCATACAACAAATCGACGTACGATTATTTGGGGTGGAATCATTGGCGGCCTGGGCATCGGCTTCATGCTAATGGCCGCCCACTTTGCGTTATCCGCCTTCATGCCAGGGATAAGCCAATATGAAATTCCAATGGGGAGCATTGCTGCCCAGTTGGGAATCATCATCCAGTTCATCTACATTATTTTAATTTTCATGGAAATATTCAGCACCTTCGTCGCCGACGTATACGGCGTTACCCTGCAGCTCAAACAGCGGCTCAACGTTCGACCTTTCATAATTTCTATAGCCGTACTCATGGTTTGTTATTTCACCAGTCAATTCGGATTCAGCTCGCTTCTATCCGTATTATATCCGGCCTTTGGCGCCTTCTCCCTGCTCTGGGCTTGCGTCCTTGCCTCCTACAATCGAAATCGGGTTTAA
- a CDS encoding glycosyltransferase family 4 protein gives MKLLQALFFPPEQPGGVSSMIPYLQDKFNPPEWEMELFSLPKRIRGKGTDQIKFHTFDWHQYDQSSIVRKYIQTYRDYLWWTKLRLQQSYDLIHAHHPIAGLVMKEVFPDTPVVQSIHSSYERELILNGKIKEGGLEHRFLCSLYKELELRTDRMLTVSQSFREYLSPHVQHPERIGVIRNGFDDTRFKPIPHHNEVVQLVTVCRLVPAKGLDVLLRACAELKKRGLVYVLHIIGDGPIREELEQLAEELGIYDETIFYGYTLHPEEFMPFFDIFVLPSRAEAFGSVFAEAALCNLALVGTNIGGIAEQIEDGVNGLLVQPENHLALAGALEKVIVDVEYRCQLAGAGLDKAKNYYSLKRVVHELKNIYLHYKR, from the coding sequence ATGAAACTGCTGCAGGCTTTATTCTTCCCTCCAGAGCAGCCTGGAGGCGTATCTTCGATGATTCCCTACCTGCAAGATAAGTTTAATCCTCCTGAATGGGAGATGGAATTGTTCTCCCTGCCGAAGCGAATTCGGGGCAAAGGAACGGATCAGATTAAGTTCCATACCTTTGACTGGCATCAGTACGATCAAAGTTCAATTGTGCGAAAGTATATACAAACCTACCGCGATTATTTGTGGTGGACCAAGCTGCGGCTGCAACAATCCTACGATTTGATTCATGCACACCATCCAATTGCCGGCCTTGTCATGAAGGAGGTCTTTCCTGATACGCCGGTTGTGCAGAGCATCCATTCCAGTTATGAACGGGAGCTTATTCTGAACGGAAAAATCAAGGAGGGCGGCCTAGAGCACCGCTTCCTATGTTCCCTCTACAAGGAATTAGAGCTTCGCACCGATCGTATGTTGACAGTGTCCCAATCTTTTCGCGAATATTTATCCCCGCATGTGCAACATCCGGAACGGATCGGCGTGATCCGAAACGGCTTTGACGATACGAGGTTCAAGCCTATCCCGCACCATAATGAAGTCGTTCAGCTGGTGACTGTCTGCAGGCTCGTGCCCGCCAAGGGGCTGGACGTGCTGCTTCGCGCATGTGCGGAGCTCAAAAAGCGGGGGCTTGTCTATGTGCTGCACATTATCGGCGATGGGCCTATCCGGGAGGAACTGGAGCAGCTCGCTGAAGAGCTCGGTATATATGATGAAACGATCTTCTACGGTTATACGCTTCACCCCGAGGAATTTATGCCGTTCTTTGATATTTTTGTGCTGCCGTCCCGGGCTGAAGCGTTCGGCTCGGTGTTTGCGGAGGCCGCGCTGTGCAATCTGGCGCTAGTCGGCACGAACATCGGCGGAATTGCCGAGCAGATTGAAGATGGAGTGAACGGTTTGCTTGTTCAACCGGAGAATCACCTGGCTTTGGCCGGGGCTTTGGAGAAGGTCATTGTTGATGTGGAGTACCGGTGTCAGCTCGCTGGAGCGGGATTAGACAAGGCCAAGAACTATTATTCGTTAAAGAGGGTCGTCCATGAGCTGAAAAATATATATTTGCATTATAAGCGATAA
- a CDS encoding metallophosphoesterase family protein has product MIPFRFIHAADLHLDSPFAGMSGVPGKLRQHLQESTFAALHYMVELAIAEQVDFIVVSGDVYDASDSSLRAQLRLREAWDLLGIHGISVYVIHGNHDPLNVGRLRLAHPEHVTVFGSTVESVIAQRRSDGQPVAVISGISYPTSAVTENTSLQFHRDPSSELYHIGLLHANVDGQEGHDAYSPCSLRDLQQSGYDYWALGHIHKRQVLHEAPWVVYPGNIQGRSLKETGAKGCYVVDVDQHGQAELSFRALDHVRWLEAELSITGLSSEEQLRDQANEKLDELREQSDGRLQIVRFVLTGRGALHTLLQTGTEGEELIQELRRRESQRLEGEEIGLDRLSASKVVWPAGLKIRTGPEIDRTALLQEDSFLGELLRLADSVEHEEALLEELVGTALSSVHDHRRLRQLVWELGSEEKAALVRQAAEMAVSLLTEQEAKGGARR; this is encoded by the coding sequence ATGATACCATTTCGATTTATTCATGCGGCAGATTTGCATCTGGATAGCCCTTTTGCAGGCATGTCCGGGGTGCCTGGCAAGCTGCGTCAGCATTTGCAGGAGTCCACTTTTGCCGCATTACATTACATGGTCGAGCTGGCGATTGCCGAGCAAGTGGATTTTATTGTGGTGAGCGGGGACGTGTACGACGCCTCTGATTCTTCGCTGCGCGCACAGTTGCGGTTACGGGAAGCCTGGGATTTGCTTGGGATTCACGGCATTTCCGTCTATGTAATTCATGGCAATCATGACCCCCTGAATGTGGGCAGGCTGCGTCTGGCTCACCCTGAGCATGTTACAGTGTTCGGTTCTACAGTGGAAAGCGTAATTGCGCAGCGGCGGAGCGATGGTCAGCCCGTGGCTGTAATCAGCGGCATTTCTTATCCGACTTCAGCGGTTACGGAAAATACGTCTTTGCAATTTCATAGGGACCCTTCGTCCGAGCTCTATCATATCGGCTTGCTTCATGCCAATGTGGATGGACAGGAGGGGCATGATGCTTATTCTCCTTGTTCGCTTAGGGATTTGCAGCAAAGCGGATATGATTATTGGGCTTTGGGGCATATTCACAAGCGCCAAGTTCTGCATGAAGCGCCCTGGGTTGTTTATCCCGGAAATATTCAAGGGCGCAGTCTGAAGGAGACCGGAGCGAAAGGCTGCTACGTCGTGGACGTTGATCAGCATGGACAAGCTGAGCTGTCATTTCGAGCATTGGATCACGTTCGATGGCTGGAAGCTGAGCTGTCGATTACTGGTCTAAGCAGCGAGGAGCAATTGCGGGATCAGGCTAATGAGAAGCTCGATGAACTGAGAGAGCAGTCGGACGGCAGGCTTCAAATTGTCCGTTTTGTATTGACGGGCAGGGGGGCGCTTCACACGCTGCTGCAAACGGGCACCGAGGGGGAGGAGCTTATCCAGGAATTGCGACGCAGGGAAAGTCAGCGGTTAGAGGGCGAGGAGATTGGTTTGGACAGGTTGTCGGCTTCTAAGGTCGTATGGCCTGCCGGCCTGAAAATAAGGACAGGTCCGGAGATAGATCGGACAGCTCTGCTGCAGGAGGATAGCTTTCTCGGCGAACTGCTGCGATTGGCGGACTCTGTGGAGCATGAGGAGGCGCTTCTGGAAGAGCTCGTCGGTACTGCCCTGTCCTCCGTCCATGATCACCGCAGACTTCGCCAGCTTGTCTGGGAACTGGGAAGCGAAGAGAAGGCTGCACTTGTGCGTCAGGCAGCGGAAATGGCGGTGAGCCTGTTAACGGAGCAAGAGGCGAAGGGAGGTGCTCGGCGATGA
- a CDS encoding response regulator transcription factor, with product MIKILVVDDESSIREAVAYALRREGYEVEMATDGQEALDKMETFRPAVMVLDIMMPRVSGYDVCRKLGGQPRPAILLLTVKDDIVDKVLGLELGADDYMTKPFDMRELLARVKALSRRGGYVQPIQQEQEDVLRLGDLTAEVSSRTVSIQGKLLDLTPKEFDLLVLLMRNPGRVYSREVLLEKVWDMDFAGGTRTVDIHVQRLRKKLGSLHGIIQTVYGIGYKSTGLP from the coding sequence ATGATAAAAATACTTGTGGTGGATGATGAGAGCAGCATCCGGGAGGCTGTTGCATATGCGCTGCGTAGGGAAGGGTATGAGGTGGAGATGGCTACGGATGGCCAGGAGGCCCTGGACAAGATGGAGACGTTCCGGCCTGCGGTTATGGTGCTCGATATCATGATGCCTCGTGTAAGTGGTTATGATGTATGCCGCAAGCTGGGGGGACAGCCGCGGCCGGCGATTCTGTTGCTCACTGTCAAAGATGATATTGTCGATAAAGTGCTGGGATTGGAGCTCGGCGCTGACGATTACATGACAAAACCTTTTGATATGCGAGAGCTGCTGGCCAGAGTTAAGGCTTTATCACGTCGGGGCGGGTATGTGCAGCCAATACAGCAGGAGCAGGAGGATGTACTGAGACTAGGTGATTTGACCGCAGAGGTATCCAGCCGCACGGTGTCGATTCAAGGTAAGTTGCTCGATTTAACACCTAAGGAATTTGATCTGTTAGTTCTGCTAATGCGTAATCCGGGTCGGGTCTATTCACGGGAGGTGCTACTGGAGAAGGTATGGGATATGGATTTTGCAGGTGGCACCCGCACTGTGGACATCCATGTCCAGCGTTTGCGCAAAAAGCTGGGCAGTCTCCACGGTATCATTCAGACCGTCTACGGTATCGGCTATAAAAGTACGGGGTTACCCTAG